The following coding sequences are from one Musa acuminata AAA Group cultivar baxijiao chromosome BXJ2-4, Cavendish_Baxijiao_AAA, whole genome shotgun sequence window:
- the LOC103980181 gene encoding indole-3-acetic acid-amido synthetase GH3.8, translating to MAVETVLPATSADAAKLGPAANDNDSEKLRFIEEMTANADAVQETVLAEILMRNAETEYLQRYLLGGAADRVTFKAKVPVVTYEDLQPEIQRIANGDRSAILSAHPISEFLTSSGTSAGERKLMPTIKEELDRRQLLYSLLMPVMNLYVPGLNKGKGLYFLFVKSETKTPGGLTARPVLTSYYKSEHFKSRPYDPYNVYTSPTAAILCADAFQSMFVQMLCGLLQRLDVLRVGAVFASGLLRAIRFLQLNWQELSQDIATGTLTVKVTDPSVRDSVAELLKPDPELARFIVAECSKGEWSGIVTRIWPNTKYLDVIVTGAMAQYIPTLEYYSGGLPMACTMYASSECYFGLNLKPICDPSEVSYTIMPNMAYFEFLPHGGDGLSVGDKAQLVDLADVEVGKEYELVITTYAGLNRYRVGDILRVTGFYNAAPQFRFVRRKNVLLSIESDKTDEAELQRAVESASALLRPYRANVVEYTSHAYTKAIPGHYVIYWELLVKDSSSPAAAEAAMEALVRDGVLKRCCLAMEEALNSVYRQSRVADGSIGPLEIRVVRGGTFEELMDYAISRGASINQYKVPRCVSFPPILELLDSRVVSAHFSPAPPKWSPHRSD from the exons ATGGCCGTGGAGACCGTTCTGCCCGCTACGAGCGCAGACGCGGCAAAGCTCGGGCCGGCAGCCAACGATAATGACTCTGAGAAGCTGAGGTTCATCGAGGAGATGACCGCGAACGCCGACGCGGTGCAGGAGACGGTGCTGGCGGAGATCCTGATGCGCAACGCCGAGACCGAGTACCTCCAGAGGTACCTTCTCGGCGGCGCCGCCGACCGTGTCACCTTCAAGGCCAAGGTCCCCGTAGTCACCTACGAGGACTTGCAGCCGGAGATCCAGAGGATCGCTAATGGCGATCGCTCCGCTATCCTCTCCGCTCATCCCATCTCTGAGTTCCTCACCAG CTCCGGGACGTCCGCTGGCGAGAGGAAGCTGATGCCCACCATCAAAGAAGAGCTGGATCGCCGGCAGCTCCTTTACAGCCTTCTCATGCCTGTGATGAACCT CTACGTGCCGGGGCTCAACAAGGGGAAGGGACTCTATTTCCTCTTCGTGAAATCGGAGACCAAGACCCCCGGCGGGCTGACGGCGCGGCCGGTGTTGACGAGCTACTACAAGAGCGAGCACTTCAAGAGCCGACCGTACGACCCATACAACGTGTACACCAGTCCGACGGCCGCCATCCTCTGTGCCGACGCGTTCCAGAGCATGTTCGTGCAGATGCTCTGCGGCCTCCTCCAGCGTCTCGACGTCCTCCGAGTGGGCGCCGTCTTCGCCTCCGGCCTCCTCCGCGCTATCCGCTTCCTACAGCTCAACTGGCAGGAGCTCTCGCAGGACATCGCCACCGGGACTCTCACTGTCAAGGTTACCGACCCGTCCGTCCGCGACTCAGTCGCGGAGCTCCTCAAGCCGGACCCTGAGCTCGCCCGGTTCATCGTCGCCGAGTGCTCCAAGGGGGAGTGGTCCGGGATCGTCACCCGGATCTGGCCCAACACCAAGTACCTTGACGTGATCGTGACGGGCGCCATGGCGCAGTACATCCCCACCCTGGAGTACTACAGCGGGGGCCTCCCCATGGCGTGCACCATGTACGCGTCGTCCGAATGCTACTTCGGCCTCAACCTCAAGCCCATCTGCGACCCCTCCGAGGTCTCCTACACCATCATGCCCAACATGGCCTACTTCGAGTTCCTGCCGCACGGAGGCGACGGCCTCTCGGTGGGGGACAAGGCACAGCTGGTGGACCTGGCGGACGTGGAGGTGGGGAAGGAGTACGAGCTGGTGATCACCACCTACGCCGGGCTGAACCGGTACCGCGTGGGGGACATCCTGCGTGTGACAGGCTTCTACAACGCGGCGCCGCAGTTCCGGTTCGTCCGCCGGAAGAACGTGCTGCTGAGCATCGAGTCCGACAAGACCGACGAGGCGGAGCTGCAGCGGGCGGTGGAGAGCGCGTCGGCGCTGCTCcggccgtaccgagcgaacgtggtCGAGTACACGAGCCACGCGTACACGAAGGCAATCCCGGGGCACTACGTCATATACTGGGAGCTGCTGGTCAAGGACTCGTCGTCTCCGGCCGCGGCGGAGGCGGCCATGGAGGCGCTGGTGCGGGATGGGGTGTTGAAGCGGTGCTGCCTGGCGATGGAGGAGGCGCTGAACTCGGTGTACCGGCAGAGCCGGGTGGCGGACGGCTCGATCGGGCCGCTGGAAATACGGGTTGTGCGGGGCGGCACATTCGAGGAGTTGATGGACTACGCCATATCCCGGGGGGCGTCCATCAACCAGTACAAGGTACCTCGCTGCGTCAGCTTCCCGCCCATCCTCGAGCTGCTCGACTCGCGCGTCGTCTCCGCCCACTTCAGCCCCGCCCCGCCCAAGTGGTCCCCGCACCGCTCCGACTGA